The sequence AGGATCTCCTGCAACGCCTCATCGGCATAGAGGGTGACCTCCGCTTCCAGCGAGGAACCGATGCCGCCGCGCTCGCGCAGCTTCTCCAACTCCTTGGACACCGCCTCGCGCACCGCCAGCACCCGCTCCCAGAAGGCGCGGTTCATGGGCTGGTCCTCCGGCAGCGCCTGCAGCCCCTCGTACCAGGTGGTGAGGAACACCGATTCCTCCCGCTCGCCGGGCATGAACTCCCAGATCTCGTCGGCGGTGAAGCTCAGGATCGGCGCCAGCCAGCGCACCAGCGCCTCGGCGATATGGTACATGGCGGTCTGGGCCGAACGCCGCGCCAGGCTGTCGGCCTGGCAGGTGTACTGGCGGTCCTTGATGACGTCGAGATAGAAACCGCCCATGTCCACGGCGCAGAAATTGTGGACCTTTTGATAGACGCGGTGGAACTGGTAGTCCTCGTAGGCGGCGATCACCTCCCGCTGCAACTGCAGGGCCCGGTCCACCGCCCAGTGGTCCAAGGGCAGCATGTCCTCATAGGGCACTTTGTGCGCGGCCGGGTCGAAACCGACCATGTTGGCCAGCAGATAACGGGCAGTGTTGCGCAGGCGGCGGTAAACGTCGGCGGTGCGGCCAAGGATCTCGTCGGAAACCGCCATCTCGCCGCGGTAGTCGGTGGCCGACACCCACAGGCGCAGCACGTCGGCGCCGAGCCTGTCCATCACCTGCTGGGGGGCCACCACGTTGCCGCGGGACTTGGACATCTTGTAGCCCTTCTCGTCCACGGTAAAACCGTGGGTCAGCACCTGGCGGTAGGGAGCGGCGTCGTTGATGGCCACCGAGGTCAGCAGCGAGGACTGGAACCAGCCCCGGTGCTGGTCGGAGCCCTCCAGGTACATGTCGGCGGGAAAGCCCAGTTCCTGGCGGCGGCGCAATACGCATTCGTGGGTGACGCCGGAGTCGAACCAGACATCGAGGATGTCGGTCACCTTGTCGTACTGCCCGGCTTCCTCGCCCAGCAGCGCCTCGGGGTCGAGCTCGAACCAGGCGTCGATCCCCTTTTCCTCCATGCGCCGGGCGACTTCCTCGATGAATTCCTGGGTGCGCGGATGCAGCTCGCCGGTTTCCTTGTGGAGGAACACCGCGATCGGCACTCCCCAGTTGCGCTGGCGCGAGATGCACCAGTCGGGGCGGTTTTCCACCATCGCCTCGATGCGGGCCTGGCCCCAGTCGGGGATCCAGCGCACCTTTTTGATTTCCTCCAGCGCCTTTTGCCTCAGCCCCTGTTTGTCCATGGCGATGAACCACTGCGGCGTGGCGCGGAAGATGATCGGAGTCTTGTGGCGCCAGCAGTGGGGATAGCTGTGCTCGATCACCTCGGCGTGCAGCAGGGCGCCGCGCTCGCGCAGCACCTCGATGACCTTGTCGTTGGCGGTGAACACGTGCTCGCCCGCAAACAGCGGGGTGTTGGGCAGGAAACGGCCGTCGCCGCCGACAGGATTGTCCACCGGCAGGTCGTATTTGCGCCCCACCAGATAATCGTCCTCACCGTGGCCGGGGGCGGTGTGGACCGCGCCGGTGCCGGCCTCCAGGGTGACGTGCTCGCCCAGGATGACCGGCACCTGGCGGTCGTAGAAGGGATGCCGGAGCTTGACGCCCTCCAGATCCCGGCCGCGGCAGTAAGCCACGACGCGGTAGTCGTCGATGCCGTAACGGGCCATGACGTCCTTGAGCAGCCCTTCGGCCACCACCAGACGTTCCGGCCCCTTATCGGTGCGGCACTGGACCACGGCGTATTCCAGCTCCGGATGGACGGCGACCGCCTGGTTGGCGGGCAGGGTCCAGGGCGTGGTGGTCCAGATCACCACCGAGATCGGGCCTTCCCCTTCGTGGTCGGGCACCCGGTGGCAGCGGGCCAGAAAATCGGCCTCGTCCACCACCCGGAAACGCACGTCGATGGCCGGCGAGCGCTTGTTCTCGTATTCCACCTCGGCTTCCGCCAGCGCCGAGCCACAGTCGGTGCACCAGTACACCGGCTTGGCGCCGCGGGTGACATGGCCGTGGGCGAGGATCTTGCCGAAGGCGCGCAGAATGTTGGCCTCGAACTCCGGCGCCATGGTGAGATAAGGATGCTCCCAGTCCGCCAGCCCGCCGAGGCGGACAAAATCCTTGCGCTGCAGCTCCACCTGGGAACGGGCGTAGTCGCGGCAGGCGGCGCGGAACTGGGCGGGGCTGACCTTGACCCCGGCCTTGCCCACCTTTTTCTCCACCTGCTGCTCGATGGGCAGGCCGTGGCAGTCCCAGCCGGGCACGTAGGGGGCGTCGAAGCCGCTCAGGGCCTTTGACTTGACGATGAAATCCTTGAGGATCTTGTTGACCGCGTGGCCGATGTGGATGGGACCGTTGGCGTAGGGAGGGCCGTCGTGGAGCACGAACTTGGGGCTGCCGGCGAAACGCTCGCGCACCTTTTGGTACAGGTTCATTTTCTGCCAGCGGGCCAGGCGCTCGGGTTCGCGCTTGGCCAGGTTGGCGCGCATGGGGAAATCGGTCTTGGGCAGGTTCAGCGTGTGTTTGTAGTCCATGTGGGTTCCTTGTCTTCGAGCCACTGGCGGGCTTGGGCCGCGTCCTGTTGAATCTGGGCGCGCAACGCCTCCAACGAGGGAAAGCGGCGCTCCTCGCGCAATTTGTGCCGGAAGAACACTTCCAGCTGGCGACCGTACAGATCGCCGTGAAAATCGAACAGATGCACCTCGAGCCACACCCGGGTGCCGGCGACCGTGGGACGGATGCCGACGTTGGCCATCCCCGGCCAAGGGCGTTCGGCCACCCCGGCGACGGTAACGGCGAACACCCCGCTGACCGGGCTCTTGCGGCGGAACGGGTCGATGTTGGCGGTGGGAAACCCCAGGTCCCGGCCCCGCTGACGCCCGGCGGCCACCCGGCCGCACATGGAATAGGGCCGGCCGAGGAATTCCGCCGCGGTCTCCATGTCTCCCCGCTCCAGCGCCTCGCGCACCCGGGTGCTGCTCACGCGCACGCCTTCCAGGGTGAACGAGGGAGCCTGAACCACCTCGAAACCTCGGATCCTGCCGGCCCGGCGCAGCAGGGTGAAATCCCCCTCCCGCCCCCGGCCGAAACGGAAATCATCCCCCACCACCAGATACTTCACCCCCAGCCCCTGAACCAGCACCCGCTCGATGAACGCCGCGGCCGGCATCTGCGCCAGATGCCGGTCGAAGCGCAGCACCAGGACCCGGTCCACCGGCAGCTCGGCCAGCCGGGCGATCTTCTCCCGCAGACGGGTCAACCGCGCCGGCGCCGCGGCACCTCGGAAATACTCCTGCGGCTGGGGTTCGAACAGCACCACCGTCACCGGCAGCCCCATCCGCGCCCCCACCTCCGCCAGGCGGTGGATGACGTAGCGGTGCCCCAGGTGGACGCCGTCGAAATTGCCGATGGTCGCCACCGTCCCGGGCGCCGGCAGGTTGTGGAGGCCGCGGATCAGGCGCATCGCATCAATGATCGAACAAAGCAGGGCATTTTAGCAAATTCGCCGCCGTCAACGGGCCCTGAGGGTCAGATCGAGAGATTCGCCCGGCAGATCGACGAGGACGCCGGGACGGTCGGCCGGGAACCGCAACCGGAGCGGGCGTTTTCCCTGCAGGCGGAAACCGATGGCTTCGCCTTCCTGCCACGGGATCACTGTGGCCGGATTGACCTCCCCCCGCAACGCGGGCTTCAGCACCAGCAGGAAACGGTCGCGCTTGCGGGCCGCCGGCGGCACCACCTCCACCCGCCAGCGCCCCGGCTCCGGTCTGGGCTCCCGGTGGGCCGCCACCTTGCGCCAGACCTCACCGCCTTCATCATAATTTCTGCCATCCACCCAGAATTCGAAGCCGGACCCGCCAATGGGATTCAGATAGGCCTGCTTGGGAAACAACACCTTCGCCTCCAGGTGCCCGCCGCGGCGATGCAGTTGCGGCTTCGGCGGCACCTTGACCTGAAAACCGCCCTCACCGAGACTCGGTCGTTCGAGGGTGTGAATCAGAAGGCGCTTGATGAAAGCGGGGTTGGTGGCGGTCACGTCGTCGTGGATCACCACCACGTCGTTGCGGCGGTCGTAGAGGAAAGTGCGCCAGTAGCGTTCGACCCGGCAGGTGCGATCGAAGAAATTGCCTTCCCGACAACGGCTGTTGGTATAGGCGGGGGTCAGTTCCGCCACCGCCACTACCAGATCGTCGCCAGCGTGATAACGGGCGATGCGGCCGGTGTGGTAAGTGTCGTAGTTCTCCAGCCATTCGTCCAAATCGATAGGCGCCCGCTTCCCCCACCCGGAGCCGACCCGGCGCTGGCCGCCGTCGTTGGCGATGGGACGCGGCGGTTTCTTGTCCTTGCCCGGCATCGGTGCGGTGTCGTCCGGATCGGTCACGGTGACGACGTTGTGGGCGATGGTCTGGTAGCTGTAGTTCATGTGGTGGTCGGAACCGTATCTCGGTCCGTAGAGGCCGCTGTCGATGACCAGCGGCCCGCCCTTGTAGAGGGTGAAGCTGCCCTGGTCCAGGTGAGTGTGGGACCAGTAGTTGTCGCCGGCCTTGAAGGTGACGTAGGTGGCATCCTTGCGCCAGTCGCTGCGGGCGATGACCATACCGATACCGTCGAAGTGTTTCTGCAGCGGCAGGGTTTCGACCACCTCCGGGCGGCACAGGGAATCGTCCGGCAGCGGCCCCCAGGGCCAGGCGGTCGGGCGGAGCCGGCGGGGACACCCGAAGAAGGTGTAGGCAGCGGCGTTGCGGTACTCCAGCGCCAGGGCATAGCGCTCCGGCACCCGGCGGTCGAAGTAGCCGGCATCGCCCCAGCGCATGTGGGTCCGGTCGGGACGGTGGCGATAAACGAGAAAATCCAGAAATCCCCGGATCCCAGGCTCCCGGAACAGGTCCTCCCCCGTGGCCCGGCGCCACATCGCCGGCACGCTGTACACCGCCCGGCCGATGCCGATTCCCACGTATTCCCCGCCTTCGTGCCAGCCGCCGGTTTGGCCCATCACCTGACGCCAGACCGGCAGGACCCGGTGCTTCCACAGATCGCGGGCATAGGCCATGCAGCCGGCGCCCCGGGGATGATCGCCGTAGAGGGCGATGGCCACCGCCATCAGCGCCTGGAACGGGGCGTTGTAGAGATAGACGTTGTAAGGCGACAGGGCAGCACTTTCGATGTAGTCCCTCAGATAGCGGCAACCTTCGGCGAGTTTCCCCTGCAGGGCGGCGCGTTGAGTTGGGGAAAGTTGCGGGTAGAGCCAATCGTAGGCCAGAGCAAGCCGCATCGCCTGGCGGTGGCCGCGCCCCTGGTAGGCCAGGCCGGACAACCGGCCGACGAGGGTATCGATCTTCTCCGCATCGGGATGCAGATAGACTTTCAGAATGGCAGGATAGAAATCCACCACCCCTACCAGTGCGTGCTGATCGATGGGCGGCAGCGCTTCCTTTAGGCGCCGCCTCTCCCCTGCCGTCGGCACCGGCAGGCGCGGATGGGAGAAACGGAATCCCGCCAGATCGCCTTCGGCGGCCGGCAACACCGCCAGCAGGGAGAAAACGGCGGGGAGGAAAAGGTATCGTGCCCTGAGAGCCGCTATAATCATCCCATCG comes from Methylomarinovum caldicuralii and encodes:
- the ileS gene encoding isoleucine--tRNA ligase, with the protein product MDYKHTLNLPKTDFPMRANLAKREPERLARWQKMNLYQKVRERFAGSPKFVLHDGPPYANGPIHIGHAVNKILKDFIVKSKALSGFDAPYVPGWDCHGLPIEQQVEKKVGKAGVKVSPAQFRAACRDYARSQVELQRKDFVRLGGLADWEHPYLTMAPEFEANILRAFGKILAHGHVTRGAKPVYWCTDCGSALAEAEVEYENKRSPAIDVRFRVVDEADFLARCHRVPDHEGEGPISVVIWTTTPWTLPANQAVAVHPELEYAVVQCRTDKGPERLVVAEGLLKDVMARYGIDDYRVVAYCRGRDLEGVKLRHPFYDRQVPVILGEHVTLEAGTGAVHTAPGHGEDDYLVGRKYDLPVDNPVGGDGRFLPNTPLFAGEHVFTANDKVIEVLRERGALLHAEVIEHSYPHCWRHKTPIIFRATPQWFIAMDKQGLRQKALEEIKKVRWIPDWGQARIEAMVENRPDWCISRQRNWGVPIAVFLHKETGELHPRTQEFIEEVARRMEEKGIDAWFELDPEALLGEEAGQYDKVTDILDVWFDSGVTHECVLRRRQELGFPADMYLEGSDQHRGWFQSSLLTSVAINDAAPYRQVLTHGFTVDEKGYKMSKSRGNVVAPQQVMDRLGADVLRLWVSATDYRGEMAVSDEILGRTADVYRRLRNTARYLLANMVGFDPAAHKVPYEDMLPLDHWAVDRALQLQREVIAAYEDYQFHRVYQKVHNFCAVDMGGFYLDVIKDRQYTCQADSLARRSAQTAMYHIAEALVRWLAPILSFTADEIWEFMPGEREESVFLTTWYEGLQALPEDQPMNRAFWERVLAVREAVSKELEKLRERGGIGSSLEAEVTLYADEALQEILGRLADELRFVLITSSAEVRTLAEAPAAAEPAEELAGLKILVEPSLHPKCVRCWHRREDVGSHPEHPQLCGRCVENVAGSGEVRRYA
- the ribF gene encoding bifunctional riboflavin kinase/FAD synthetase, yielding MRLIRGLHNLPAPGTVATIGNFDGVHLGHRYVIHRLAEVGARMGLPVTVVLFEPQPQEYFRGAAAPARLTRLREKIARLAELPVDRVLVLRFDRHLAQMPAAAFIERVLVQGLGVKYLVVGDDFRFGRGREGDFTLLRRAGRIRGFEVVQAPSFTLEGVRVSSTRVREALERGDMETAAEFLGRPYSMCGRVAAGRQRGRDLGFPTANIDPFRRKSPVSGVFAVTVAGVAERPWPGMANVGIRPTVAGTRVWLEVHLFDFHGDLYGRQLEVFFRHKLREERRFPSLEALRAQIQQDAAQARQWLEDKEPTWTTNTR
- a CDS encoding DUF4962 domain-containing protein; protein product: MIIAALRARYLFLPAVFSLLAVLPAAEGDLAGFRFSHPRLPVPTAGERRRLKEALPPIDQHALVGVVDFYPAILKVYLHPDAEKIDTLVGRLSGLAYQGRGHRQAMRLALAYDWLYPQLSPTQRAALQGKLAEGCRYLRDYIESAALSPYNVYLYNAPFQALMAVAIALYGDHPRGAGCMAYARDLWKHRVLPVWRQVMGQTGGWHEGGEYVGIGIGRAVYSVPAMWRRATGEDLFREPGIRGFLDFLVYRHRPDRTHMRWGDAGYFDRRVPERYALALEYRNAAAYTFFGCPRRLRPTAWPWGPLPDDSLCRPEVVETLPLQKHFDGIGMVIARSDWRKDATYVTFKAGDNYWSHTHLDQGSFTLYKGGPLVIDSGLYGPRYGSDHHMNYSYQTIAHNVVTVTDPDDTAPMPGKDKKPPRPIANDGGQRRVGSGWGKRAPIDLDEWLENYDTYHTGRIARYHAGDDLVVAVAELTPAYTNSRCREGNFFDRTCRVERYWRTFLYDRRNDVVVIHDDVTATNPAFIKRLLIHTLERPSLGEGGFQVKVPPKPQLHRRGGHLEAKVLFPKQAYLNPIGGSGFEFWVDGRNYDEGGEVWRKVAAHREPRPEPGRWRVEVVPPAARKRDRFLLVLKPALRGEVNPATVIPWQEGEAIGFRLQGKRPLRLRFPADRPGVLVDLPGESLDLTLRAR